A stretch of Lactuca sativa cultivar Salinas chromosome 6, Lsat_Salinas_v11, whole genome shotgun sequence DNA encodes these proteins:
- the LOC111883140 gene encoding probable LRR receptor-like serine/threonine-protein kinase At1g56130 gives MGILSLCCFLVFSIHKLVDAQITTESNEVIAIKKVIDYWGLSSRVNLSIDPCTRDASWATENANPRIVCDCSNNVCHITHLKLYALDISGELPQELFQLTELIDLNLGQNVLSGSIPKEIGRLFKMQYLSLGINNFSGVVPMELGNLTDLKSLSFSSNNFNGPLPIDLGKLISLEQLYIDSSGVSGPFPQELSNLKSLHTLWASDNGFTGKLPEFLGTFTNLKTLRLEGTSLEGPIPSSYAALTKLEDLRIGDLGGEDSTLDFLVNFTSLSILSLRSSRVGGEIPSQIGTFVNLQILDLSFNKLTGVIPDSFQDSQSLHFLYLGSNDLNGVIPPNIITPQLRALDVSFNSITGNLPANFTKIGRSMNAVGTLVNGDGLLEGKTSEISRCLVTDNQCTEKVPVNSFAVKCGGSSMVSTYGVAFDDDSETLGASSVYTGSNNRWVVSNTGSFISNPNGPQYTTQTASQITATLDSELYKTARISPNSLRYYGLGLRNAKYNVELHFSEIQMDDDSRSSWKGLGRRLFDVYIQGERVLQDFNIRNEAQGSNKALVRSFEANVTNTIIDVHLVWAGKGTCCIPVQSTFGPLISAIHVSQVSSRGGSSNDKKQVGRIVGITLGGVAGIFIACSVFYLWWKKKTPEHVRILTDSPKKSLTSV, from the exons ATGGGGATTCTAAGCTTATGTTGTTTCTTGGTTTTctccatacataaacttgttgATGCTCAAATAACGACTGAATCGAATGAAG TGATTGCTATAAAGAAAGTGATAGATTATTGGGGTTTGAGCTCAAGGGTAAACTTGTCAATTGACCCCTGCACTCGTGATGCATCTTGGGCTACCGAAAATGCAAACCCACGAATTGTTTGTGATTGTTCTAACAACGTCTGCCACATAACTCACTT GAAATTATATGCTTTAGATATATCTGGTGAACTCCCACAAGAACTTTTTCAACTTACTGAGCTTATTGACTT GAACCTCGGACAGAATGTATTGAGTGGCTCTATCCCTAAAGAAATTGGAAGATTATTCAAAATGCAATATTT GAGCCTTGGTATCAATAATTTTAGCGGTGTCGTGCCTATGGAGCTTGGGAATCTCACGGATTTGAAATCTTT AAGCTTCAGTTCAAACAATTTCAATGGACCTTTGCCTATTGATTTAGGAAAGTTGATCTCCTTAGAGCAACT GTACATAGACAGCAGTGGAGTGAGTGGACCATTTCCTCAAGAACTTTCAAACTTGAAATCACTTCATACGct GTGGGCTTCTGACAATGGTTTTACTGGAAAGCTTCCTGAGTTTTTGGGAACTTTTACAAATCTAAAAACATT GAGACTTGAAGGAACATCTCTTGAAGGCCCAATTCCTAGTAGTTATGCAGCTTTGACAAAACTAGAAGATCT GAGAATCGGTGATCTAGGTGGTGAAGATTCTACACTTGATTTCTTAGTTAACTTCACAAGCCTTTCCATTCT CTCCTTGAGAAGCTCAAGAGTGGGTGGCGAAATTCCTTCACAAATTGGCACTTTTGTCAACTTACAAATCCT GGACTTAAGCTTCAACAAATTAACAGGCGTCATACCAGACTCTTTCCAAGATTCACAATCTTTGCATTTCTT GTATCTTGGAAGCAATGACTTAAATGGGGTGATTCCACCGAATATCATAACTCCACAGCTCCGGGCATT AGATGTCTCCTTCAATTCCATCACTGGGAATTTGCCTGCTAATTTCACCAAAATTGGAAGATCAAT GAATGCTGTAGGAACTTTGGTAAATGGAGATGGCTTACTAGAAGG GAAAACCTCTGAGATCTCACGTTGCCTGGTAACTGATAACCAGTGCACAGAAAAGGTTCCAGTCA ATTCGTTTGCTGTAAAATGTGGTGGATCTTCAATGGTATCTACATATGGTGTTGCATTCGATGATGATTCAGAAACCCTAGGAGCTTCATCAGTCTACACAGGTTCGAACAACAGATGGGTAGTAAGCAACACAGGGAGTTTCATATCGAACCCTAATGGACCTCAATACACGACACAGACAGCTTCTCAAATCACAGCTACTTTAGATTCCGAGTTGTATAAAACAGCAAGAATCTCACCAAATTCGTTGAGGTATTACGGATTAGGATTGAGAAACGCGAAATACAATGTCGAACTCCATTTTTCTGAAATACAAATGGATGATGATTCAAGATCATCATGGAAAGGTCTCGGAAGACGCTTGTTCGATGTTTACATCCAG GGAGAAAGGGTTCTTCAAGATTTCAACATAAGAAACGAAGCACAGGGATCAAATAAGGCGTTGGTGAGATCATTTGAAGCGAACGTGACGAACACGATCATTGATGTTCATCTGGTGTGGGCTGGAAAGGGTACTTGTTGCATTCCGGTTCAAAGCACATTTGGCCCCTTGATCTCGGCTATACATGTTTCACAAG TATCTAGCCGTGGTGGTTCTTCCAACGACAAGAAGCAGGTCGGAAGGATCGTCGGAATAACACTCGGAGGTGTCGCCGGAATTTTCATAGCATGCTCTGTTTTTTACTTATGGTGGAAGAAGAAGACCCCAGAACATGTTCGTATCCTTACAGATTCGCCCAAGAAGAGCTTAACTTCCGTCTAG